The following proteins are encoded in a genomic region of Acidobacteriota bacterium:
- a CDS encoding S8 family serine peptidase — MQKDGSHVLSTPLRLDADEHVTGKGVTIAFLDSGFYPHVDLTTPRNRIVAYRSLLDKDGDLSSLFQPDVASWHGMMTSVVAAGNGQLSNGFYRGLAPDADVVLVKLARTGRITDQNIEDGLAWVLENQEKYGIRVVNISAGGDYEASYLSDPLSQAVEECSRAGIAVVCAVGNAGHMPNHPVLPPASAPSAIAVGGLDDQNSINRAKRGMYRSSYGPTIDGLQKPEVIASSIWVPAPILPNTPTAQQAELLEKLDRAADEDLHPIIDANAEIDPELDAAADREPHSIRQLITLKIRRENVITRHYKYVDGTSFSAPIVSSLVAQMLEANPDLTPGAIKRILISTAERLPQYEVDRQGWGVIDARQAVERAVSFR, encoded by the coding sequence ATGCAAAAGGACGGTTCGCATGTCCTCTCAACTCCTCTGCGGCTAGACGCCGACGAACACGTTACCGGCAAAGGCGTTACGATCGCGTTTCTCGACTCCGGATTTTATCCGCACGTTGATCTGACGACGCCGCGAAACCGCATCGTCGCCTATCGCAGCCTGCTCGACAAGGACGGCGACCTTTCGTCGCTGTTCCAGCCGGATGTCGCGAGCTGGCACGGAATGATGACGTCGGTCGTAGCGGCGGGCAACGGGCAGCTCTCGAACGGCTTTTACCGAGGCCTCGCTCCGGACGCTGATGTGGTGCTCGTAAAGCTCGCCCGCACCGGTCGAATTACCGACCAAAACATCGAAGACGGCCTCGCGTGGGTGCTCGAAAACCAGGAAAAATACGGCATCCGCGTCGTTAATATCTCGGCCGGAGGCGATTACGAGGCGAGCTATCTGAGCGATCCTTTGTCGCAAGCGGTCGAGGAATGTTCGCGTGCCGGAATCGCGGTTGTCTGTGCGGTCGGCAATGCCGGGCACATGCCGAATCATCCCGTTCTGCCGCCCGCGAGTGCTCCGTCGGCGATCGCGGTCGGCGGGCTGGACGATCAAAATTCGATCAATCGAGCAAAACGCGGTATGTACCGTTCGTCTTACGGCCCGACGATCGACGGGCTGCAAAAACCTGAGGTCATCGCGTCGTCGATCTGGGTCCCGGCTCCGATATTACCGAACACACCGACCGCCCAACAGGCCGAATTGCTCGAAAAGCTCGACAGAGCAGCCGACGAGGACCTGCATCCGATCATCGACGCTAATGCCGAGATCGACCCTGAACTGGACGCCGCCGCCGACCGCGAGCCGCACAGCATCCGTCAGCTAATTACCCTGAAAATACGGCGTGAGAACGTGATAACGCGGCACTACAAATACGTTGACGGAACATCGTTCTCGGCCCCGATCGTGTCGTCGCTGGTCGCCCAAATGCTCGAAGCAAACCCCGACCTCACACCCGGGGCCATTAAACGAATCCTGATCTCGACCGCAGAACGCCTTCCCCAATACGAAGTCGACCGCCAAGGCTGGGGCGTCATCGACGCCCGACAAGCAGTCGAACGGGCGGTGTCATTCCGCTAA
- a CDS encoding patatin-like phospholipase family protein gives MEHKKIGLALSGGGARGFAHIGVLKVFAEYDIKFDMIAGTSAGSIIGGCLAAGMTPDEMVSMSSKVGYFNMMRPSLSPRGLLSNAPMGDFLRRELPFTRFEHLPIPFAAVAYDLVAGRQVVLKESGDLVTAIRASCAVPGVFAPVKGENGELFVDGGVTNVMPVDVLREMGADIVIAVDLLACGSDFKGVSGTAVGIMIRSAMTLLRTSAGVQGRNADVVIVPPIAHLRPDQIGKRDEFYAPGESSARERIDEILAFIEQT, from the coding sequence ATGGAACATAAAAAGATCGGGCTTGCATTATCGGGCGGCGGGGCACGCGGGTTCGCTCATATCGGCGTTCTCAAGGTGTTCGCCGAGTACGACATCAAGTTCGACATGATCGCCGGAACGTCCGCCGGCTCGATCATTGGCGGTTGTTTGGCCGCCGGAATGACGCCGGACGAAATGGTGTCGATGTCGAGCAAGGTCGGTTATTTCAATATGATGCGGCCGTCCCTATCGCCCCGCGGCCTGCTCTCGAACGCCCCAATGGGCGACTTTCTTCGACGCGAATTGCCGTTTACTCGATTCGAACATCTGCCGATTCCCTTTGCCGCGGTCGCCTACGATCTCGTCGCCGGACGGCAAGTTGTCCTAAAAGAAAGCGGCGATCTGGTGACGGCGATCCGTGCAAGCTGCGCCGTTCCCGGCGTGTTTGCACCTGTCAAAGGCGAGAACGGCGAGCTCTTCGTCGACGGCGGCGTGACCAACGTAATGCCCGTCGATGTTTTGCGCGAAATGGGCGCCGATATCGTCATCGCGGTCGACCTGTTAGCGTGCGGATCCGATTTCAAAGGCGTTTCGGGTACCGCAGTCGGCATTATGATCCGCTCGGCAATGACACTGTTGCGTACATCGGCTGGCGTTCAGGGCAGAAATGCCGATGTCGTGATAGTCCCGCCGATCGCCCATCTTCGGCCCGATCAGATCGGAAAACGCGACGAATTCTACGCCCCCGGAGAATCCTCAGCCCGCGAAAGGATCGACGAGATCCTCGCTTTCATTGAGCAAACGTGA
- a CDS encoding RNA-binding protein has translation MSMKLYVGNLSFQTSSYELEELFGGVGTVESATVVEDRETGRSRGFGFVEMSSQEEGEKAIAEFNGKEFAGREIKVNEAKPREDRGGGGRGGYGGGGGGHRGGGGGYGGQRESRW, from the coding sequence ATGTCAATGAAATTGTATGTTGGAAACCTGTCTTTCCAGACCTCAAGCTACGAGTTGGAAGAGCTGTTCGGCGGCGTCGGAACAGTTGAATCCGCAACCGTGGTCGAAGATCGCGAAACCGGCCGCTCACGCGGTTTTGGGTTTGTCGAAATGTCGTCACAGGAAGAAGGGGAAAAGGCAATTGCCGAATTTAACGGCAAAGAATTTGCCGGCCGTGAGATCAAAGTAAACGAAGCTAAACCTCGCGAAGATCGCGGCGGCGGCGGACGCGGAGGATATGGCGGCGGCGGTGGTGGTCATCGCGGAGGCGGAGGCGGCTACGGCGGCCAACGCGAAAGCCGTTGGTAA
- a CDS encoding VanW family protein yields the protein MAFQSKRAVSDVLGREAKRFAKRSELVGMPLIAESKSALWTEIEPEERFLVAGKIQNLRVAIAALDGLEVPAGEVFSFWKQVGRTTKFKGYVEGRELREGCIIPNVGGGLCQLSNALYDAALKANFEIVERHAHTQTIAGSLAEQGRDATVFWNYVDLRFRSQHSFRIEAKLTSDHLLINFRGTKQERPKFHQIGRNIKVDHVNSCASCGMDDCFRSVKPEKNIDFGKTAFLVDEFSSEFDCYIQANRTGKDALLIPLDGNRFKKANYAWTTSGFSSTEQSAVITAVRAFKSRRLSSQGAARQKNLLATYEQLAESYARKLSFDVLHVVVQQNLLPHLWKGGHLGGRTFDVLMTALPMAELQNRLDHAFELHGESKTLGDFRADPKLVGAETEALKNARRIIATHSAIAMLFPEKAELLSWKMPEVKHFDRIKNDKPRIVFPASTVGRKGCYELREALRGLDLTLVTMGPNIEGAEFWEGFDATRGGDDWLESADLVVLPAFVEHKPYRLLRATAANVPVIASSACGIEKVAGVITVDAGDAFALRQAIESVLENEMQVRESVVV from the coding sequence TTGGCATTTCAGTCAAAACGGGCAGTTTCAGATGTTCTTGGCCGCGAGGCAAAGCGATTTGCCAAACGATCCGAGCTTGTTGGGATGCCGTTAATTGCGGAATCGAAAAGTGCTTTGTGGACAGAGATCGAGCCAGAAGAACGATTCCTGGTCGCCGGAAAGATCCAGAATTTGCGTGTCGCGATCGCCGCGCTCGATGGTCTTGAGGTGCCGGCAGGCGAGGTGTTCTCGTTTTGGAAACAAGTTGGACGAACGACCAAATTCAAAGGATATGTAGAGGGCCGCGAACTTCGCGAAGGCTGTATAATCCCAAACGTTGGCGGCGGTTTGTGCCAACTTTCAAATGCCTTATATGATGCGGCGCTCAAGGCTAATTTCGAGATCGTCGAGCGCCATGCTCACACGCAGACGATCGCCGGTTCGCTCGCCGAACAAGGTCGCGACGCAACTGTTTTCTGGAATTATGTCGATCTGAGGTTCCGATCTCAACACTCGTTTCGTATCGAGGCGAAACTGACGAGCGACCACCTACTAATAAATTTCCGGGGCACAAAACAGGAACGCCCCAAATTTCACCAGATCGGCCGGAATATCAAGGTCGACCACGTCAATAGCTGTGCGTCGTGCGGAATGGACGATTGTTTTCGTTCGGTAAAACCTGAAAAGAACATTGATTTCGGCAAGACCGCGTTTCTGGTTGACGAGTTTTCCAGCGAATTTGACTGTTACATTCAAGCGAACCGAACCGGTAAAGACGCGCTTTTGATCCCGCTTGATGGCAATCGATTCAAAAAGGCAAATTACGCTTGGACGACGAGCGGATTTAGCTCTACTGAGCAATCTGCTGTGATCACGGCGGTTCGGGCATTCAAATCACGTCGCCTTTCTTCACAAGGTGCAGCGAGGCAAAAGAACCTGCTCGCGACATACGAACAACTTGCTGAGAGCTATGCCAGGAAATTGAGTTTTGACGTGCTCCATGTTGTCGTTCAGCAAAATCTACTGCCACATTTGTGGAAAGGGGGGCATCTCGGTGGCAGAACGTTCGACGTTTTGATGACCGCGTTGCCGATGGCCGAATTGCAGAATCGGCTCGATCACGCCTTTGAACTCCACGGCGAAAGCAAAACGCTCGGCGATTTCCGCGCGGACCCAAAGCTTGTCGGTGCCGAGACCGAAGCTCTCAAAAACGCGCGCCGGATCATTGCCACACATTCCGCGATCGCAATGTTGTTTCCCGAAAAGGCAGAGTTGCTCTCGTGGAAGATGCCGGAAGTAAAGCACTTCGACAGAATTAAGAACGATAAACCGCGCATCGTATTTCCTGCGTCGACCGTAGGGCGAAAGGGTTGCTACGAACTTCGAGAGGCTTTACGCGGACTCGACCTCACGCTTGTAACGATGGGCCCGAATATCGAGGGCGCCGAATTTTGGGAAGGGTTCGATGCAACGCGTGGGGGTGACGATTGGCTCGAATCTGCCGACCTCGTCGTCCTGCCGGCGTTTGTTGAACACAAACCTTACCGGCTATTGCGTGCAACTGCCGCAAATGTGCCGGTTATTGCGTCGTCCGCATGTGGGATCGAAAAAGTGGCGGGCGTGATCACTGTCGACGCGGGCGACGCCTTCGCTTTGCGGCAGGCGATCGAGTCGGTTCTCGAGAACGAAATGCAGGTAAGAGAATCGGTCGTGGTATAA
- a CDS encoding DUF58 domain-containing protein produces the protein MRFVFSRRFFLLIALGIVPLSLSWTYPDLRWVVFLFDALLVITAIVDFIISRQLPEEFRVSREFDRRFAIGDPTQVKIHIENGTARDIHLRLKDEYPAEMKLNETREAEFMVEAQTAASFVYSVTPPHRGGYEFGQTAIRFRSRLGLVWCQASVGATQSVKVYPNMRRAREMELKALGARSFLAIQRRAVRRGEGREFESMRDYVRGDELRHISWTATARRNKLTTRQYQIERDQTIIIAIDAGRLMTGRIGTETKFDSAIHASLALISACARAGDNCGLVVFGRRVRKYIPPKRGVEHIDAVLEALHDLEPELIEPSYARGFQFIASNSKKRAFVVILTDLVDKESSRELLTSLKLLRPRHLPLVATIGDRDLTAAVSQSPSEIKDVFTQSAAEEIIHQRETALRMVESLGGLAIDVTTETLAPKLLESYLKVKERGML, from the coding sequence ATGCGATTCGTATTCTCACGCCGTTTCTTTCTGCTGATTGCTCTCGGCATTGTACCGTTGTCGCTCTCGTGGACCTATCCGGACCTGCGGTGGGTGGTTTTCCTGTTCGATGCGTTGCTCGTAATCACTGCCATAGTCGACTTTATCATAAGCCGACAATTGCCCGAGGAGTTTAGGGTCTCGAGAGAATTCGACCGAAGATTTGCGATCGGCGACCCGACTCAGGTCAAGATCCATATCGAGAACGGTACCGCTCGCGATATTCATCTGCGTTTGAAGGACGAATATCCGGCCGAGATGAAGCTGAACGAAACGCGTGAGGCGGAGTTTATGGTTGAAGCACAGACCGCTGCCTCATTCGTTTATTCGGTCACGCCGCCGCATAGGGGCGGATATGAATTTGGGCAAACGGCGATCCGTTTTCGGTCGCGGCTCGGGCTTGTTTGGTGCCAGGCGTCGGTCGGGGCAACGCAATCAGTCAAAGTCTATCCAAACATGCGACGGGCCCGCGAAATGGAATTGAAAGCTCTCGGAGCCCGATCGTTTCTCGCCATTCAACGGCGTGCGGTAAGGCGCGGTGAGGGGCGTGAATTCGAATCGATGCGCGATTATGTTCGGGGCGACGAGTTGCGGCACATTTCATGGACCGCGACGGCGAGGCGTAACAAACTGACCACACGCCAGTATCAGATCGAGCGTGACCAGACGATCATTATTGCGATCGACGCTGGGCGTCTGATGACCGGCCGCATCGGGACTGAAACTAAATTTGACTCTGCCATTCACGCTTCTCTTGCCCTCATTTCAGCGTGTGCCCGTGCGGGGGACAACTGCGGCTTGGTCGTTTTCGGCCGCCGTGTTCGAAAATATATACCGCCAAAACGCGGCGTCGAACATATCGATGCAGTACTCGAGGCTTTGCACGATCTGGAACCAGAATTGATCGAGCCTTCGTATGCCAGGGGATTTCAATTCATTGCTTCAAATTCGAAAAAACGGGCATTTGTCGTGATCCTGACGGACTTGGTTGATAAAGAAAGCTCACGGGAATTGCTGACCTCACTAAAGCTGCTACGACCCCGCCACCTGCCACTCGTCGCCACCATCGGTGATCGGGACCTGACTGCTGCGGTCAGTCAGTCGCCAAGCGAGATAAAAGACGTCTTTACCCAGTCCGCCGCCGAGGAGATCATCCACCAACGCGAAACGGCTCTTCGAATGGTCGAAAGCCTAGGCGGGCTGGCTATAGATGTGACAACAGAAACGCTCGCACCAAAATTATTGGAATCATATCTAAAGGTCAAAGAACGCGGAATGCTCTAA
- a CDS encoding radical SAM protein has protein sequence MKKRFALVLVKPSHYDDDGYVIQWFRSAIPANSLACLYGLALECAEEKVLGPETEIVTSAFDETNTVINIEKIIELVRAGDNGMVMLVGVQSNQFPRALDIARPLHEMGIKVAIGGFHVSGTMAMLEHRDPYVQQALDMGVTLFAGEAEGRLGNVLVDAAMEALPPIYNFMGDLPNIEGVATPLLPAERVHLTAGATTSFDAGRGCPFTCSFCTIINVQGRKSRRRSPDDIERIVRANVGQGLHSFFITDDNFARNKDWEVILNRLIDLREVEKLNISFIIQVDTLCHKLPNFVDKCKRAGVKRVFIGLENVNPDNLLGAKKRQNKITDYRTMLLEWKRVGIVTYCGYILGFPGDTKASILHDIEVIKRELPVDLLEFFYLTPLPGSEDHKKLYEAGIAMDEDLNKYDLNHDVTAHPKMSRVEWRDVYKQAWDTYYTDEHIETIIRRSIVSGTSPGKTTFFIVWFRGCLGIERIHPLEGGFLRRKVRKNRRSGLKIENPLVFYPKYWLETLVKQLKWAILYIRLRIIYKRVKRDPARFDYMDAALEPVTDHEEERELFQSDAAQGYLEKVHRIERMSRGETV, from the coding sequence ATGAAAAAACGATTCGCATTGGTTTTGGTAAAGCCGTCTCATTATGATGACGACGGTTACGTGATCCAGTGGTTTCGCTCGGCAATTCCGGCGAATTCGCTCGCATGTCTCTATGGTCTTGCTCTAGAATGCGCTGAGGAAAAGGTTCTTGGGCCGGAAACTGAAATCGTCACATCTGCATTTGACGAGACAAACACAGTGATCAATATCGAAAAGATCATCGAGTTGGTCCGGGCCGGTGACAATGGGATGGTGATGCTCGTGGGCGTTCAATCAAATCAGTTCCCGCGTGCACTTGATATCGCACGGCCATTGCATGAAATGGGGATCAAGGTGGCTATCGGCGGATTTCATGTCTCGGGAACGATGGCGATGCTTGAGCACCGCGATCCATACGTGCAGCAGGCTCTCGATATGGGCGTGACGCTGTTTGCGGGCGAAGCTGAGGGCAGGCTTGGCAATGTATTGGTCGATGCCGCGATGGAAGCGTTGCCGCCGATCTACAATTTCATGGGCGATCTGCCGAATATCGAAGGCGTTGCCACTCCTTTGCTGCCGGCGGAACGTGTCCATCTGACTGCCGGCGCAACGACGAGTTTTGATGCCGGTCGCGGATGCCCGTTCACCTGTTCATTTTGTACCATCATAAATGTTCAGGGACGAAAGTCGCGGCGGCGTTCGCCTGACGACATTGAACGCATTGTCCGAGCCAATGTCGGGCAAGGCTTGCATTCGTTCTTCATCACGGACGATAATTTCGCTCGAAATAAAGATTGGGAAGTGATACTTAACAGGCTGATCGATCTCCGTGAGGTCGAGAAACTGAACATCAGCTTTATCATTCAGGTCGATACGCTTTGCCATAAATTGCCGAATTTCGTCGACAAATGTAAGCGGGCCGGCGTCAAGCGCGTTTTTATAGGCCTAGAAAATGTAAATCCCGACAACTTGCTCGGCGCAAAAAAACGGCAGAACAAGATCACTGATTACCGCACAATGCTCCTAGAATGGAAGCGTGTCGGGATCGTCACCTATTGCGGTTATATTCTTGGTTTTCCCGGAGACACCAAGGCGTCGATACTGCATGATATTGAGGTCATCAAGCGCGAATTGCCGGTCGACCTGCTCGAATTTTTTTATCTGACGCCGCTCCCCGGCTCTGAAGATCATAAAAAGTTATACGAGGCGGGCATCGCCATGGACGAGGATCTGAATAAATACGATCTTAACCACGATGTGACCGCACACCCGAAAATGTCTCGTGTGGAATGGCGCGATGTGTACAAACAAGCGTGGGACACATATTATACCGACGAACATATCGAGACGATAATCCGTCGGTCGATCGTTTCAGGTACAAGCCCCGGCAAGACGACGTTTTTTATCGTTTGGTTCCGCGGATGCCTTGGCATCGAACGCATCCATCCGCTTGAGGGCGGCTTTCTCAGGAGAAAGGTCAGAAAGAATCGCCGTTCGGGCCTCAAGATCGAAAACCCGCTCGTGTTTTATCCCAAATATTGGCTTGAGACGCTCGTCAAGCAATTGAAATGGGCGATTCTTTATATTCGGCTCCGCATCATCTACAAGCGTGTCAAACGCGACCCTGCCCGTTTTGATTACATGGACGCTGCCCTGGAGCCGGTGACAGACCACGAAGAAGAACGGGAACTATTCCAGTCCGATGCCGCCCAAGGCTATCTCGAAAAAGTTCACCGGATCGAGCGGATGAGTAGGGGCGAAACTGTCTGA
- a CDS encoding class I SAM-dependent methyltransferase: MPEDKAILIIYTTKYRLGGHQFPIVAKTIATEKRAAGFDGEIVTRAVESKVDVLKAIADIKDAGMQISEFHFVGHSGMYGPMYGSVAFPEQFSPYEWEQMEIPFAEDGMAYFHCCRSARWFAPFFARTFNVLAYGFFWYTTFSRSNSKYVSAGDSTEGDLYTIGCKGRKSHGLLASAQKRLGFMPAEEMKRFEPKPPDGDTSYDHVAELYDDAFVDIRVRKDEWKWLDEHLPPGNFTMLDIGCGNGALLNALADRVTIGRGVDESAGIIERAKLKNIGHQQIEFQKINGPVLPFADNTFDVVTSLMSFRYLDWDPLLTEIKRVMKPGGKFLIIDMVTVPVAISEYPRLLKDKMRTKRNQKANARFDAALQKLVSHPDWKKMLEYNPIRSEHEMKWYLESRFPGQKMETLNMAWNSRIVAFDSGPVEQGIEVKLSYP, from the coding sequence ATGCCTGAAGATAAAGCGATCCTGATCATTTACACGACCAAATACCGCCTCGGAGGCCATCAGTTTCCGATAGTCGCAAAGACCATCGCCACCGAAAAGAGGGCCGCCGGTTTTGACGGCGAGATCGTCACTCGTGCTGTCGAGAGCAAGGTCGATGTGCTTAAAGCTATAGCCGATATCAAAGATGCTGGGATGCAGATCAGTGAATTCCATTTCGTCGGCCATTCGGGAATGTACGGGCCGATGTATGGCTCAGTTGCGTTTCCCGAGCAATTCTCCCCCTATGAATGGGAGCAGATGGAAATTCCGTTTGCGGAGGACGGAATGGCATATTTCCACTGCTGCCGTTCTGCACGCTGGTTTGCACCATTTTTCGCAAGAACCTTCAATGTTCTGGCATATGGCTTTTTTTGGTACACGACATTCTCGCGAAGCAATTCGAAATACGTCTCCGCTGGTGACAGCACCGAAGGCGATCTATACACAATAGGCTGCAAAGGCCGAAAATCGCACGGATTACTAGCATCGGCACAAAAGCGCCTAGGGTTTATGCCCGCTGAGGAAATGAAACGTTTCGAGCCGAAGCCACCGGATGGAGATACTTCGTATGACCACGTTGCCGAATTGTACGACGATGCGTTTGTCGATATTCGAGTGCGAAAGGATGAGTGGAAATGGCTTGACGAACACCTGCCGCCCGGCAATTTCACAATGCTCGATATCGGCTGTGGAAACGGAGCTCTGCTAAACGCGCTCGCCGATCGCGTGACGATTGGCCGAGGAGTCGATGAATCAGCTGGCATAATCGAACGCGCTAAACTCAAGAACATTGGGCACCAACAGATCGAATTTCAGAAGATAAACGGCCCTGTCCTGCCGTTTGCCGATAATACGTTCGATGTCGTAACTTCGCTGATGTCATTTCGATATCTAGATTGGGACCCGTTGTTGACTGAGATCAAACGTGTGATGAAACCCGGCGGAAAATTTCTAATAATTGACATGGTCACCGTTCCTGTCGCAATCTCAGAATATCCGCGGCTGCTCAAGGATAAGATGCGGACAAAACGCAACCAAAAGGCAAATGCCCGGTTCGACGCCGCATTGCAGAAACTCGTTTCTCATCCCGATTGGAAAAAGATGCTCGAGTATAATCCGATCCGATCCGAACACGAGATGAAATGGTATCTCGAAAGCCGTTTCCCCGGTCAAAAAATGGAAACGCTTAATATGGCTTGGAATTCGCGGATCGTCGCCTTTGACAGCGGGCCGGTTGAGCAAGGTATCGAAGTCAAACTATCTTATCCATAA
- a CDS encoding aspartate/glutamate racemase family protein, producing the protein MNRLGIIDWGIGGVSIHKLIKERLGGVPVTYFSDTGTTPYGKMSRKELSSRLDLVIDHLKNKGVTHLIIGCNAASTAIGDLADHCIPIEGVIEPAVAMTVNLEPKDLGLIGGRRTVISGIYRRAFAGSGICLRQRIAQPLSGMIESGDVSSDELRLSARQIISPLRNCSHILLACTHYPAITELLEANVSPETRFIDPAGALIDRVAKWKLTGDGNDVFLTTGDTSVMKKLLSQHFKQNSNT; encoded by the coding sequence ATGAATCGACTCGGCATAATCGATTGGGGCATCGGCGGCGTCAGCATTCATAAGCTAATAAAGGAACGACTTGGCGGAGTGCCGGTGACCTATTTTTCTGATACGGGAACTACACCGTACGGCAAGATGTCACGTAAGGAACTCTCGTCCCGCCTGGATTTGGTTATTGATCATCTGAAAAATAAAGGCGTCACTCACTTGATCATCGGCTGTAACGCTGCGAGCACTGCGATCGGCGACCTGGCCGACCATTGCATCCCGATCGAGGGGGTCATAGAGCCCGCAGTCGCGATGACCGTGAATCTTGAGCCGAAGGATCTCGGGCTGATCGGTGGACGAAGGACTGTGATTTCAGGAATTTACAGACGAGCCTTTGCTGGATCCGGCATCTGTCTCAGACAACGCATAGCCCAGCCACTGTCCGGAATGATCGAAAGCGGCGACGTTTCGTCGGACGAATTGAGATTGTCGGCACGCCAGATCATCTCGCCTCTTAGGAATTGCTCTCACATTCTGCTTGCTTGTACTCACTATCCGGCGATTACCGAACTACTTGAAGCCAATGTTTCTCCGGAAACAAGATTCATAGATCCCGCTGGCGCTCTTATTGATCGGGTCGCAAAATGGAAATTGACTGGTGACGGCAACGACGTTTTTCTTACCACCGGCGATACTTCGGTGATGAAAAAGCTGCTCTCGCAGCATTTCAAGCAAAACTCGAACACGTGA
- a CDS encoding META domain-containing protein, whose protein sequence is MRKIIKSAIITMISISIISTTAISQSLPQGKWRLESYNFMQKIAYPIDKNTITLNIHEEGKLGGKSGCNVYGGNYSMEDGELSITGIISTMMACEEPSMQFEQTFFRTLEGAKNFELSNGKLTITNAVTANFLRFVRVKERHKCQPSIKVID, encoded by the coding sequence ATGAGAAAAATTATCAAATCCGCTATTATTACGATGATTTCGATTTCGATCATCTCGACGACAGCCATTTCCCAGTCTTTACCGCAAGGCAAATGGCGGCTGGAATCGTACAATTTTATGCAAAAGATCGCCTATCCGATCGATAAGAATACGATTACGCTGAACATCCATGAGGAAGGAAAACTGGGCGGCAAATCAGGTTGCAATGTATACGGCGGCAACTACTCGATGGAGGATGGAGAACTTTCGATCACCGGCATCATCTCCACAATGATGGCGTGCGAAGAGCCATCGATGCAGTTTGAGCAGACATTCTTTCGAACTCTGGAAGGTGCAAAAAACTTCGAACTATCAAACGGAAAGCTTACGATCACAAATGCCGTTACCGCAAATTTCCTGAGGTTTGTCCGTGTGAAAGAACGCCACAAATGCCAGCCGTCGATCAAAGTGATCGACTAG
- a CDS encoding stage II sporulation protein M: MNRFLKEKKDNWQRLEDLLTMLSGSSLRSLSRVEVREFGELYRRAAADLAIARAETRDAKLINYLNSLVIRAHGKIYRAESDGFGLIWKFFAQDFPAAFRSARVFILVAFLVFTVSAFISGWLSFNNPEFAVLIGVEETADAARSNKMWWLSLNEANQVGASQILTNNIRVAFLAFAWGALLGLGSFYILMMNGVSIGGVVGACYRGNTDFANELMTFMVGHGVIELSTIFMAGGAGMMIGYAFIDPGDLTRAQALKKKGMEAAKIVFGCACLLVVAGVIEGFLSPSALPAPYKIATGVFTGIVMYSYLMMAGRDPLPVNEDIP; this comes from the coding sequence ATGAATCGATTTCTAAAGGAGAAAAAGGACAACTGGCAGCGGCTCGAAGACCTACTGACAATGCTCAGTGGTTCGAGTCTTCGCTCACTGTCGCGGGTCGAGGTCCGTGAGTTTGGCGAACTTTATCGGCGGGCGGCCGCCGATCTTGCCATTGCAAGGGCTGAAACGCGGGATGCAAAGCTCATAAATTATCTGAATAGCCTTGTTATCCGGGCACATGGCAAGATCTATCGTGCGGAGAGCGATGGCTTTGGGCTTATTTGGAAATTTTTTGCTCAGGATTTTCCGGCCGCATTCCGAAGTGCCCGAGTGTTTATATTGGTCGCGTTTTTGGTCTTTACTGTTTCAGCATTTATTTCAGGCTGGCTCAGCTTCAATAATCCTGAATTCGCAGTATTGATCGGGGTTGAAGAGACGGCGGACGCGGCAAGATCAAACAAAATGTGGTGGCTCTCGCTTAACGAAGCAAATCAGGTTGGTGCCAGTCAAATTTTGACAAATAACATTAGGGTTGCATTTCTCGCTTTCGCTTGGGGAGCGTTATTGGGACTTGGCTCGTTCTATATTCTAATGATGAACGGCGTAAGTATCGGCGGAGTCGTCGGTGCTTGCTATCGTGGAAATACCGATTTTGCCAATGAGCTAATGACGTTTATGGTCGGCCACGGTGTTATTGAATTGTCGACGATCTTCATGGCCGGCGGCGCGGGCATGATGATCGGGTACGCTTTCATCGATCCCGGCGATCTGACACGGGCTCAGGCACTCAAGAAAAAAGGCATGGAAGCTGCCAAGATCGTGTTCGGATGTGCTTGCTTACTAGTAGTTGCAGGCGTTATCGAAGGTTTTCTCTCTCCTTCGGCATTGCCGGCACCATATAAGATCGCGACAGGGGTTTTCACCGGAATTGTTATGTACTCGTATCTGATGATGGCCGGCCGTGATCCGCTGCCTGTAAATGAGGACATCCCCTAG